One genomic segment of Salarias fasciatus chromosome 8, fSalaFa1.1, whole genome shotgun sequence includes these proteins:
- the LOC115392840 gene encoding integrin alpha-M-like, whose amino-acid sequence MVWIIISTLFMTVFKAALCFNIDPVAWRSLQSPAAGFGYQVVQRKSDLLVSAPLEQHGTNRRGRIYSCGATACTPLPAPAPQFAVNMSLGLSMTTDPATSNTMVCGPTIPKDCKSITMYNGACFQLDSRNVFEPPVPSSHEDCQGKVDISFVLDGSGSVSPQDFGTMKGFVKQLVDLFGSEGTQYSVAEFSAITMIYYYFNDFFQRGNWRQNIDRIPQQGGGTRTARAIQDVVDSVFTPSKGSRDNVKKVMIVITDGESQDGYNLAQAVNSAARKNIIRFAIGVGNAFRRTQAKQELDTIASYPPDDHVFRVDNFNALQKIQENLRDKIFSIEGSQSGGQSLKMEMAQEGFRAAYVPGGFQLAVVGANQWKGGYMSYTQNRQLKNTYEPQSMEPDSYLGYSMAVARINGDSLTIVGAPRYQHRGIVMTVHNENTMQKIDPFPWQFQTGEYFGAEVCAMDTDGNGNTDLILISAPMHSESDREGRVYVCGMTSLKVDCHFNSPSVLRGEAFEKGRFGSSVAVLPDLDTNGFMDLAVGAPLENDGQGSIYIFQSEGLNRIDPIYSQRIAGSQVQSGLKFFGMSISQQSFDRSEDGLPDLAVGSKGTVIILRSKPIVMVKADVTFSPNQIPTQNVVCSNPSTITAKICFFMSSRSAVGTARAKINYTLTLDATRKVPNNRAYFTEKQREKTKTFDISLNKEHCEGMIFSIQPCPDDALNELNNELRFVFEGLPSAQRLTPSLAQQAQTTSFYPIGYEINCGTDNMCIDNLRVDFNFTNSLDIRVGIHELLNVTVAVENTGENSYNSRVLLTYPVGLSYRKFTSLQGRIECNSVDSEGGVLRGKTDCTVDKPIFKSNTKAFFIVSYGIEANSQLDRSIFITANATSGNQRHGSSDQLYKKKEIDVKYSIFVTLESLLSYSNFTYGKNDLQKPVEQSVKVTNDIRALNFTVIVKVPVKLGDKDIWANLSSLQIPDCEVNGEEEPTVTDFVAQIQKSKVVDCSVARCRAFHCTRFMIRSESKAYKISANMSSEWIQQIGLQSAKFLLISTASLSYDRNQYIFFSTGSNSNPPVHSIEVEVEVYPEPDFTKEIIGGTLGGLAFLALLTAVLYKAGFFKSKYKEMINAEGEEGPGPEESAPAQEQN is encoded by the exons ATGGTGTGGATAATTATTTCTACACTGTTCATGACAG TGTTTAAAGCTGCACTCTGTTTCAATATCGATCCTGTGGCCTGGCGATCCCTGCAGAGTCCCGCTGCAGGGTTTGGCTACCAGGTTGTGCAGAGAAAATCAGA TCTGCTGGTCAGTGCTCCACTCGAACAGCATGGTACAAACAGAAGGGGACGGATATACAGCTGCGGCGCCACAGCCTGTACACCTCTCCCTGCTCCCG CTCCGCAGTTTGCAGTCAACATGTCCCTCGGGTTGTCAATGACAACTGATCCTGCCACAAGTAACACAATG GTATGTGGTCCAACGATTCCTAAGGACTGCAAGAGCATCACCATGTACAACGGCGCCTGCTTTCAGCTGGACTCTCGAAATGTTTTTGAGCCTCCTGTTCCTTCCTCTCATGAAG ACTGCCAGGGAAAAGTAGACATTTCCTTTGTGCTGGATGGCTCCGGCAGTGTATCCCCTCAAGATTTTGGAACAATGAAGGGGTTCGTGAAACAACTGGTTGACTTATTTGGTTCAGAAGGCACACAG TATTCTGTGGCAGAGTTTTCTGCCATTACCATGATCTATTATTACTTTAATGATTTTTTCCAACGTGGAAACTGGAGGCAGAACATTGACAGAATACCACAACAAGGAGGAGGAACTAGGACAGCTCGAGCTATCCAAGATGTTGT CGATTCCGTTTTCACGCCATCAAAAGGTTCTCGAGACAATGTGAAGAAGGTCATGATCGTGATCACGGATGGAGAATCACAGGATGGTTACAATCTGGCTCAAGCAGTAAATTCAGCTGCTCGGAAAAATATTATTCGATTTGCCATTGGG GTGGGGAATGCATTCAGAAGGACCCAGGCAAAACAGGAACTGGATACTATTGCTTCATATCCCCCAGACGACCATGTGTTTCGAGTGGATAACTTCAACGCCCTTCAGAAAATACAAGAGAATTTGAGAGACAAGATCTTCTCCATCGAAG GATCCCAGTCTGGTGGACAGTCGCTGAAAATGGAAATGGCTCAAGAAGGATTTAGAGCAGCTTATGTTCCTGGG GGGTTTCAGTTGGCTGTTGTCGGTGCAAACCAGTGGAAGGGAGGCTACATGTCGTACACACAAAATCGTCAGCTGAAGAACACATACGAGCCTCAGTCCATGGAGCCGGACAGTTATCTTG GTTACTCCATGGCGGTTGCTAGAATCAACGGGGACTCACTGACCATCGTTGGCGCTCCCAGATACCAACACAGAGGAATTGTAATGACTGTCCACAACGAAAACACGATGCAGAAAATTGATCCTTTTCCATGGCAG TTTCAGACCGGTGAATACTTTGGGGCAGAGGTCTGCGCCATGGACACAGACGGAAACGGCAACACCGACCTGATCCTCATATCTGCTCCCATGCACTCCGAGTCTGACAGAGAAGGACGAGTTTACGTCTGTGGCATGACTAGTCTG AAAGTCGATTGCCATTTTAACTCTCCGTCGGTGCTAAGAGGGGAGGCGTTTGAGAAGGGGAGGTTTGGCTCCTCCGTCGCTGTCCTGCCGGATCTCGACACAAACGGATTCATGGATCTGGCCGTAGGAGCCCCTTTGGAAAATGACGGCCAAGGCAGCATCTACATATTCCAAAGTGAAGGATTAAACAGAATCGACCCAATTTACTCACAG AGAATCGCGGGTTCTCAAGTTCAGTCGGGACTGAAGTTCTTCGGCATGTCAATCAGTCAGCAGTCCTTCGACCGGAGCGAGGACGGCCTGCCTGACCTCGCAGTGGGTTCAAAGGGCACCGTCATCATACTCAG ATCAAAGCCGATTGTCATGGTAAAAGCTGACGTGACCTTCAGCCCAAACCAAATCCCGACTCAGAACGTAGTCTGCTCAAACCCATCGACGATCACGGCTAAAATCTGCTTCTTCATGAGCAGTCGCTCTGCAGTCGGCACAG CACGAGCAAAGATTAATTATACCTTAACACTGGATGCCACTCGAAAGGTCCCAAACAACCGAGCTTACTTCACTGAGAAACAACGAGAGAAGACCAAAACGTTTGATATTAGTTTGAATAAGGAACACTGTGAAGGCATGATATTCTCCATTCAG CCTTGTCCAGACGATgctctgaatgaactgaacaaCGAGCTCAGGTTCGTCTTCGAGGGTTTGCCTTCCGCCCAAAGACTCACACCGAGCCTCGCTCAGCAAGCTCAGACGACAAGCTTCTATCCT ATAGGATATGAGATTAACTGTGGCACTGACAACATGTGCATAGATAACTTGAGAGTGGATTTCAACTTCACCAA TTCATTAGACATTAGAGTGGGCATCCATGAGCTTCTGAATGTCACGGTCGCAGTGGAGAACACCGGGGAAAACTCCTACAACAGCCGCGTTCTTCTCACTTACCCAGTCGGGCTCTCTTACAGAAAGTTCACAAGTCTGCAG ggaagaattGAATGCAACTCCGTTGACAGCGAAGGAGGCGTTTTGCGGGGAAAGACAGACTGCACAGTCGACAAGCCCATTTTCAAGAGCAACACGAAG GCTTTCTTCATCGTCTCCTACGGAATCGAGGCCAACAGTCAGCTGGACAGGAGCATCTTTATCACAGCCAATGCCACCAG tgggAATCAGAGGCACGGCTCTTCAGATCAACTCTACAAGAAGAAAGAGATTGATGTGAAGTACAGCATTTTTGTCACATTAGAaag CCTCCTCAGTTACAGCAATTTCACTTATGGGAAGAATGATTTGCAGAAACCAGTGGAGCAATCAGTCAAG GTCACAAATGACATCAGGGCGCTGAACTTCACTGTGATCGTCAAAGTCCCAGTGAAGCTTGGTGATAAAGACATCTGGGCGAATTTGAGCAGTTTGCAG ATCCCAGACTGTGAAGTTAACGGAGAGGAAGAGCCGACGGTCACAGATTTTGTGGCTCAGATACAGAAAAGTAAGGTGGTG GACTGTTCTGTTGCCCGGTGCAGAGCCTTCCATTGCACCAGGTTCATGATAAGATCGGAGAGTAAAGCCTATAAAATCTCTGCCAACATGAGCTCAGAATGGATCCAGCAG ATTGGACTTCAGTCTGCCAAATTCCTCCTGATCAGCACAGCCAGCTTGAGCTACGACAGAAACCAGTACATTTTCTTTTCGACGGGATCGAACAGCAACCCTCCTGTTCACAGT ATTGAGGTCGAAGTCGAGGTCTATCCTGAGCCAGATTTTACTAAAGAGATAATTGGAGGAACCCTGGGAGGTCTGGCTTTCCTGGCTTTACTCACTGCTGTCCTGTATAAG GCTGGATTTTTCAAGagtaaatacaaagaaatgatcAATGCAGAAGGAGAAGAGGGTCCAGGACCTGAAGAAAGTGCACCTGCACAAGAACAAAATTGA